The Megasphaera vaginalis (ex Bordigoni et al. 2020) region CACGGCTGACGAGGAATTTCGTGAAGTTCCATTTAACGCCGTTGCCTTCCAGATTTTCCGGATAATGTTCAGCGACGACAGATTTGATCAACTGACCGGATTCCTTTTGAAGTTCATATCCCTTGAAGGGGGCGGCATCGCTCAAATATGTATAGAGCGGATCGGCGTTTTTACCGCGAACATCTATTTTTGCAAAGAGCGGGAACGTGACACCGAAGTTAACCTTGCAGAAGGATTGGATTTCATCGCCGCTGCCAGGTTCTTGAGCCAAGAACTGATTTGACGGGAAACCGAGGATAACGAAGCCCTGATCCTGATACTTTTTGTATAAAGCTTCCAGTCCTTCGTACTGCGGGGTAAAACCGCATTTGCTTGCGGTGTTGACGATTAAGACGACCTTACCCTTGTAATCGCTGAGT contains the following coding sequences:
- a CDS encoding glutathione peroxidase — protein: MATIYDFKVKTIQGQEVSLSDYKGKVVLIVNTASKCGFTPQYEGLEALYKKYQDQGFVILGFPSNQFLAQEPGSGDEIQSFCKVNFGVTFPLFAKIDVRGKNADPLYTYLSDAAPFKGYELQKESGQLIKSVVAEHYPENLEGNGVKWNFTKFLVSRDGTVVTRFESSVTPEELENDIKAAL